In Streptomyces pluripotens, the genomic window CCGGTGGGTGCCCACTTCGCCGAGATTCCCCTCGAAGCCATCACGCCGAATCCGCGACAGCCCCGCGAGGTCTTCGACGAGGACGCGCTTCACGAGCTGGTGACCTCCATCAAGGAAGTCGGTCTTCTACAGCCCGTTGTTGTGCGGCAGCTGGGATCCGCCCACTACGAGTTGATCATGGGTGAGCGGCGCTGGCGAGCCTGTCGCGAGGCAGGCCTGGAGGTCATTCCGGCCATCGTCCGGGCGACCGACGACGAGAAGCTCCTCCTGGACGCGCTGCTGGAGAACCTGCATCGCGCGCAACTGAACCCGATCGAAGAAGCCGCTGCGTACGACCAGCTGCTGAAGGACTTCGACTGTACGCACGACCAGCTGGCCGACAGGATCGGGCGTTCTCGTCCGCAGGTTTCCAACACCTTGCGCCTGCTCAAGCTTTCGCCGGGCGTTCAGAAGCGGGTGGCCGCTGGGGTTCTCTCAGCCGGCCATGCCCGAGCGCTGCTGTCCGTAGAAGACTCGGAAGAGCAGGACAAGCTGGCACATCGCATCGTGGCGGAGGGGCTGTCGGTGCGGACCGTGGAAGAGATCGTGACACTGATGGGCTCACGGCCCCAGAGGGCCTCGCGGTCCAAGG contains:
- a CDS encoding ParB/RepB/Spo0J family partition protein, which codes for MSERRRGLGRGLGALIPAAPAEKTPAPAALGGGASSSAAAPVLTTDRGVAAAKVATLPSVSRETDGSVASPVVGVPTPPVGAHFAEIPLEAITPNPRQPREVFDEDALHELVTSIKEVGLLQPVVVRQLGSAHYELIMGERRWRACREAGLEVIPAIVRATDDEKLLLDALLENLHRAQLNPIEEAAAYDQLLKDFDCTHDQLADRIGRSRPQVSNTLRLLKLSPGVQKRVAAGVLSAGHARALLSVEDSEEQDKLAHRIVAEGLSVRTVEEIVTLMGSRPQRASRSKGPRAGSVPSPALSELATRLSDRFETRVKVELGQKKGKITVEFASPEDLERILNALAPGERLALVKSLRDEDTEEKDD